In one Nitrososphaerota archaeon genomic region, the following are encoded:
- a CDS encoding DUF3467 domain-containing protein, whose product MRYPIGETMTERREIPVKMRYSDKFSSIYATGAVGGFNGYDFRIAFFVDRVIHAEDPSMLPTGVREIQTEVLLSLRAAKELRDWLDANVREIEKSMGEIKKPEEGQPVRAVDSTTKPYA is encoded by the coding sequence ATGCGGTACCCAATTGGTGAGACCATGACCGAACGAAGAGAGATCCCTGTCAAGATGAGATATTCAGACAAGTTCAGCAGCATTTATGCGACTGGCGCAGTTGGAGGCTTCAACGGCTATGATTTTCGCATAGCGTTTTTTGTCGATAGAGTTATCCATGCAGAAGATCCGAGCATGCTCCCTACTGGAGTCAGGGAGATTCAAACGGAGGTTCTGCTTTCGCTCAGGGCTGCAAAAGAACTTAGGGACTGGCTTGATGCCAATGTCAGGGAGATAGAGAAATCGATGGGCGAGATTAAGAAACCCGAAGAGGGCCAGCCTGTAAGGGCCGTTGACAGCACAACAAAGCCGTATGCATAA